The Verrucomicrobium spinosum DSM 4136 = JCM 18804 DNA segment CCCGGTTTTCGTCTGAATGCGAGTGGGATTGTCGTGAATGGGGTGCTTCTACGCAATCAGACTTTTTTAAACGCGGCTCCAGGCGTTTCTGTGGCTCCTCCTGCTGGCACCAGGGTGAAAATGGCAAACTGCATCCTCACAGGCAACTACTCCAACCACGGCGGCGGCGTCTATGTGAGCAGAGGCGACTTGACGATGGACCACTGCACCGTTTTTGGAAATGGTCCGAGGTTCACCGCACCAGTGTACCCAGTTGGTCTGGGTATTTACGTGGGAGTTGACAGCCGCCTAAGTCTCAGAAACTCCATCGTATGGAACCTGAGCAGCATTCCTGGTGCATCGCAAATCGGAACGGCCAGCAGCGGAGCCACCGTCACCACCAGCAACTCCATCATCCTGGGAGGGGAGTTCTCCAGCGCCAGTTCGGATCCGCTCCTCGATCGCTACGGCTGCCTCCGCTCTGGAAGCCCCGCGATCAACCCCGCCGGGGGTGGCATCCTGGATCCCGCAAAAGACATTCATGGAGAAACCCGCAGCACCCCGGCCGACTGGGGGGCTGATGAATACATCGATTCAGACGCCGACGGTCTGCCCGACTCCTGGGAGATGCGCTTCTTCGGCAACCTCGCCTCCAACGGCACCACCAACACCGACGCGGACGGCCTCACCGCCGCCCAGGAGTACACCTTTGGGAGCAATCCTGCCGTGGCGGACACCGATGGTGATGGCCTCAACGACGGCGGCGAGCTCATCGCGGGCACTGACCCGTGGGACACAGACTCCGATGACGACGGCATCACCGACGGCTACGAAGTCTCCAAGGCGCTGAACCCCCTTAACTATCAGGACGCCCTGGAAGACAAGGACGGAGACCGCATCCCCAACCTCTATGAGTTCATCCGCGCCACGGACGCCAACAGCGCCGCCAGCAAGCCCGCTGCGGACTATACCGTGAACCCCGCCGGAGGAGGCACCCACACCACCATCACCGCCGCCATCACGGCAGCCAAGTCGGGCGTGAATGACTGCCGCATCATCCTGGTGAAACCCGGCACCTACACAGAGGCCATGCTGGACCTGAGCGGCAAGCGCATCATGCTCATGGGTGAGCAGGGCGCATCTCCGCCCGTGATTTCCTCAGCCCTCGCCTCCTCCTGCATCACCGCCAAGATCAGCGGCGTGGTCATTGACGGCCTCGTCTTCACCCACAATGTCCTCTACTTCAATGGTTGGAGCGGCATCCATGTCGATGCCCCGGGCTATCACTCCCAAGTGAGGCTCGTCAACTGCGTCGTCCGGGACAACCCGTGCGCCAGCGGCGGCGTCATTCTGGCAGGTGGTGAGGTGCTGGTGGATCACTGCACCGTGGTGAACAACCGGGGCGATGAAACCACCGGCGAAGGCGGCACCGGCCGCGGCTTCTACGTCTCCGATGACAGCTACCTGCGCCTGCGCAATTCCATTGTCTGGAATCCCACATCCAGCCCCTCCGTTCCCCAGATCAACATCATATCCGGTGGTCAGTGCACGGTGACCAATAGCATCGTCCTCGGCGGTGAGCAGGGCGGGACCAATCTGGATCCCCAAGTGGATCGCTTTGGCAACCTCAGACCCACCAGCCCGGCCATCAACCCCGTCGGCGGCGTCACCCTGCCAGTTTCCCTGACAGACATTCACGGTGAAACGAGAACCAATCCGCCCGACCTCGGTGCGGACGAGCACCGCGACTCTGATGCGGACGGCCTGCCAGATGCCTGGGAAACCCGCTTCTTCGGCAACCTCGCCTCCAACGGCACCACCAACACGGACGCAGACGGACTTACCGCAGCGCAAGAGTATGCCTTCGGCAGCAATCCCGCCGTCGCAGACTCCGATGCTGACGGTGCCAATGACGGCGCCGAGTTCACCGCCGGCACCGACCCCTGGGACACCGACACGGATGACGACACCATGTTAGATGGGTATGAAATCTCCAAGGTGCTTAACCCGCTCGACTATCAGGATTCCATGGAGGATCGCGACGGAGACCGCATCCCTAACCTGTATGAGTATTCGCGCGGTACGGATGCCAACAGCGTCGCCAGCAAGCCCACAGTGGACTACACCGTGAATCCTGCCGGCGGTGCGGGGATCTACACCACCATCGGTGCTGCCCTCACGGCCGCCAAGGCCGCCGCTGGTGATTGGAAGATCATCGCCATTAAACCAGGCACCTATACCGAGGGAGCTCTGACACTGACAACCAAGAAAATCCTTCTCTTGGGTGACCAGGGGCTCACTCTCCCCGTCGTCCAGTCCACGGCGGCCAATGATGTGATTGCCATGAACCTGCATGGTTCCGCCATCGACGGCCTGGTCATCAGCCACCTCTACCCCATGACGGGCAGCGGCATCCGGGTGTCCATTCCCACCCCGAACTACCGGACGCTCGTCCGTATCGCCAACTGCTTCATCAGAGGCAACAAGACCCAGTATGGGGCCGGCATCTACCTCAACAACGCAGAGATGGTGGTCGATCACTGCACCATTGTGGACAACACTGAGACGATGGCCGACTCCCTCACCGCGTCAGGCCTGGGACTCTATCTGAATTCCGGATCCATTTCCAGAATCAGAAACTCGATCATCTGGAATCCTCCCTATGACGTCACCAGCAAGCAGATCTACAAGGGCTCCACAGCGACCCTCACCCTCACCAATACCATCGTCAGGGGTGGTGAACAAGGCGGCATCAACCTGGATCCGAAGTTGACTCCTGAAGGCTGGCTTCGCTCCAACAGCCCCGCGATCAACCAACCCGGCGTCACCGCACTGTCCACCTCATCCACTGACATCCAGGGGGAAACTCGAACGTCCATCCCAGACCTGGGTGCTGATGAGTTCGTGGATACCGATACCGATGGCATGGCCGACTGGTGGGAAATCTTCTACTTCACCAACCTGGCGCAAACCGCCACGGGCGATGTGGATCTGCCAGCTCCCGATGGCCTCAAGAACCTCGACGAGTACCTGTGTGGTCTGAACCCGAAGGTGGCTGACACCGATGGCGACGGCCTGTCAGATCTCGCTGAGGCCATCGCCCTGGCCGGGGTACTCTATGACTCCCCCAGTGAGACAGCCGACGATGACGGAGATGGTCTCACCAATGCGCAGGAAGCCCTGCTGGGCACGCAAAACAACGTGACCGACAGCAACGGGGATGGACTGCTCGACGGCTTGTCGTGGAGCTCAGGCATCAATCCTGCCAGCCTCGACTCCGATGGCGACGGCGTCTCCAACCTGGATGAACTGGCCAAAGGCACCAGCCCCCTCTCCGCCGATAGCGACGGCGACGGCGTGGCTGACAACCTGGATGCCTTCCCGCTCGATCCTTCATCCAGCACGCTGCCCACGGTGCCAGGGGACGTAACCTCACCGGTCATCACGCTGATCAAGCCGCCAGGCGCAGTGCTCGTCCCTTGAGTCACTAGTCACTCCGGGCTTCGCCAGAAGCCCCCTTTCATTTTGCAATTCTCTCTCTATCTCGCGACCTCCATGCTTACCCCCAAGTCCATTTTCTTTCGCACCACGTCAGCCATCCTTCTGACGCTTCAGCCCATGATGCTACTCCCGCAAGACGTGGTGCAAAACTGTTGCGGTGGCTCCGATTCGCCTCCACCACCTGAGGTCAAACGATACACAGACCTCCCGGACACCTTCAAGGAAGACTGGGTGCCACCAGCCCCCGTCCTCAGCGCCAGGGACATCACCCTCAACAAAGCCGCCCCGGCCTCCGCCCCCGTTCTCGATCTCCCCCAAGGCAAGGTTCTATCCCAAACAGACATCGCCCAGGCCAAGGTCTTCTCCACCCCCCTGCGCTCCACCCAGCGCAAGCAGGCCGGCGAACTCGAACGCAAGCTCTTCTCCAGCCTCCTCCAGAGCCATGTCGCGGGCAAAAGCTTCCAGGATTTCCAGGCCGCAGGCCGCATCAAGGCTTTCCTCGCCGCCCATCCTGACAGCGGCTATGCCACCTCCCTCCTTCTCGAAGCCGCAGAGATCGAATGGCGTCACGGCTTCTTCATCGACGGCCTCGCCACCCTCCAGCAGGCCTGGGACCAAGGCAAGCAGTTCACCGACATCGACGACCGCCGCCTCGCCGAGATGGCCCTCGGCCGCCTCCTGCAACGCCGCTCCCTCATGGGCCAGAAGGACGAGCTGCGCCCCTTGATTGAAGAGGCCAAGGCCCTACCCCTCGGCGGTTATGCCGCCGATGCCCTCATCCGCGCCCGTGAAGTGCTGTGGTTCCTTGATCACAAAGCTGAGCGCAACGTCTTCTGCGGCTTCACCGCCGCCAATGCCATCTGCGTCCCCCTGGGTGAGCGCCCCATCTTCCCGGATGTGCATGATGACAACGAGAAGGCCATCTTCATCAAAGACGGCCTCTCCGCCTTCGAGCTCAAAGCCCACAGCCATGAGGTGGGCGGCACGCTCAAGGTCATCAAGCGCACCAGCGGTCGCACCATCATCGCCCCCTCCGTCATCCACTTCAAGTTCAACCACTACTCCGCCCTCACCGAGACGCTCGAGGGCAAGTACCGTCTCACCGATGAGCACCTCTTCTATGACAGCTGGGTGCCGCCCCAGGCCCTGGAGCAGCAGATGAGCGGCTATTTCCTGGTGCCCGCCGCCACCGCCCTGCCCGCCGGGTATGTGGATGTGGCCGATGACGAGGCCAAGACCGTCTTCGGCCGCCACTGCGTCCACGCCACCGACCCCGAGGGGCCCATGCCCAAGTGCAAGACCTGCCCCCCGCAGGCCCCCGTCCCCATGGCCACCTACAGCTTCAATGCCATGAACCCGGGCCTGTTCGTCACCGACACCCCCGTGGTCCACACGCCCCCCTATGGCCCCGCCGTCAACTTCACGGTCACCTATGACCAGCGCAGCACCGTCATCGGCGACCTTCAGGTCACCGGCAACCTCGGCCCTCGCTGGACCCACTCCTACCAGGAGGGTGTGACCCTCTCCGGCACCGGCACCCCCAACACCCAGGTCAAGTGGGTCCAGGGTGACGGCAGTTATTTCCAGTACACCTACAACACCTCCACCTCCTCCTACGCCCAGAAGTACAAGGAGCGCCCCCAGCTCTCCTACCTCACCGCCGGCCTCGGTGGACCGGGCTACCAGCTCACCTTCTCCGACGGCTCCAAAAAGCTCTTCAAACAGGCCGATGCCGTCACCCCCACCAAGTACCTCCTCACTCAGATCATCGACAAGGTCGGCAACACCCTCACCCTCCAGTATGACGGCTCCCTGCGCCTGACCACTCTTCTTGATGCACTCGGCCAGGCCACCACGATCAGCTACACGCCGGATGTGGGCGACAACGTCAGCGGTGACACCACGAAGATCCGCAAGGTCACCGATCCGTTCTCCCGCTTCGCCAAGTTCAAGTACACCGCCACCGGCCAGCTCGAAAGGATCATCGATCCCATCGGCATCACCTCCCAGTTCAGCTATGGCACCGGGGACTTCATCAACCGTGTCACCACCCCCTACGGTCCCACGGAGTTCAGCCACGGGGAGATGCCCGGCATCAACAGCGAGACCGGCCGTTGGATTGAATCCAAGGACGCTGCCGGGGATCGCGAACGAGTGGAGCGCAATGACCTCGCCCTGCCAGACAACTACGTGGCCAGCCCGCAGGCCCCCAGTAGTGTCAATGTCAACGGGACCAACGTCCCCTTCCTGCCCAAGAACGACAACCTCTTTTACCGCAACACCTTCCACTGGAACCGCCAGCAGATGAAGAACTGGCCGGGAGACTACAGCAAGTGCCTCATCTACAACTGGCTGACCAGCACCAGTGACACCATCACCGGCGTGATCGGCAGCATCAAGCAACCGCTGGAGGGACGCATCTGGTTCAACTATCCCAACCAGACCTCCTCGCACGCCGTGGGCGACGTGAGCGCTCCATCTAAAACGGTCCGCGCGGTGGAGAGCACCACCGGTACGACATTGTGGAGCATGAACCAAGCCAGCTACAATGACCTGGGCTTAGTCACCGGAACTGTTGATCCCATGGGCCGTGAGCTGAAGTACGAATACTACCCCAACAAACAAGACCTTCAGTATGTGAAGGTGAAGAATGGTGCCACTTGGGAGACTCTATTGACAATCTCCCAGTACAAGTTGGTAAGCGGACAGTCCGTTCATCTTCCTGAGATCCTGACCGACTCGTCCGGACTTCAGAGCCAGTGCGCCTACAATGACAAAGGACAGATCACTCAGGTCACTGTTTCAAAGGGTGCCAATTCCGAGACAACAAAGTACATCTATGACGCCAACCTGGATGGAAGCGCTGATGCCTATGGCTATTTGATCCGGGTGGAGCACACTTCCCCTTCCAATCCGCTGGCGTTTGTCACGCTACAGAATTGGACGTACGACGCAGCAAAAAGAGCCCGCACACTCACCAACTCGCAAGGCTACGCTCTGACTTACGACTATGACAATCTTGATCGCGTCACATTTGTCACCCACCCTGACTCCACCACCGAGCAAGTCGTCTACACAGATGGGGCGAAACAGACCTTGAGCGTATGGGCCAGCAAAGATCGCGCCGGACGATGGACGCGCATGCGGTACGACCAGCATCGACAATTGCTCATGGAATTAGATCCATTGTTGCGACTGACGCAGTACGAGTGGTGCAAATGCGGCAATCTGAGCAAGCTTGTCGACGCCATGGGCAAGATCACAACATGGAAGCGCGATGGTCAGGGCCGGGTGACTGAGAAGCTACTATCAGACGGGAATAAGTACCTTTATACCTACGAGCCATTGAGTGGTCGCCCCTCTACAACAGCCTATCCGATGGATGTACTGAACGCAGCAACCACTTTCAATCTGCGCTATCATCTGGACGGCAGCATTCAGAAAAAAGACTACACCAGTCCTTCAATGTTCGATGTGATGTTCGGGGCCAAGGATTATCTGGGCCGCGGCACTTCCATGACCGACCAGTTTGGACCAACCAACTATGCTTATGTGCCACTTGCTGGGTCATTGAATGGCAGCGGCCAACTGGCGACCATAAATGGTCCATGGGCAGACGATACGTCGCGCTACAGCTATGAATGGAAGGGCCGTCGCAGCAAGACGGAAATTCTGGCGGACGATGGCGTGACTGTAACTCGTTCCGAGGAGGCGTGGCTTGATAGCCTGGGCCGGGTTGCCCAACTGACAAACAGTCTGGGCACCTTCGCGAACACCTACACTAACGGTAACCTGACCACCCTGCCCGATCAAGCGGATCTACCAGGCGGATTCAACACGATCTACAGCCTGTATGCCGCTAACGCTGGAGCCAACGCGCTCGGCCTGCAAACTATTCATCATCGACAGGGATCCAACACGGTGCAAAAGCACGACTATACATATGACCTTATGGGCAATTTGGCGACTTGGAATCGCACGAATGCGGCTGCCAACGTTTCCTCCTGGACACTGAGACATGATCAAGCCGACCAACTCAACGAACTAGAGGAAAATCTCGATGGTGTGCCTCAAAAGAAAGAGGCTTGGCACTACGATCCTTCAGGCAACATTACCTCTGTAGTTTCCCTTCCCCCTAGCGCGGTAGGAACCATCCAGACGAGGTCAATTGCTGGTCGCAATCAAATCACGAATGTGGGCGGACCAGGCTCGGCGACAGTTGAGGGCACCACAAACGAGCCTGGAACAATCAAAGTTAACGGAAGTCCGTCAGCGGTTGCAAAACTGGGACCGTCAGGACCATGGAGATTTAGGAAGGAGGTCAATCTAAGCGCAGGAAGCAATTCAATTTCCGTTGAGGCCACAGATGCAAACAATAACGTCAAGACAAACAATTATACTGTTACCGTGTCGGCTGGGCCAGATCAACAGTGTGCTTACGATGCTAACGGGAATATGATAGAGCAGCTTGATGGAGGAGGAACGGTGACCCAAAAATTTGAGTGGGATGCCGAGAATCAGCTTTTAGCCATGCAAAGCGCCTCATCGCCTGCCGCCGGAGTCAAGCGTACGGAATTCAGTTATGATGGCTTTGGGCGTCGGGTTCGTCAGGTAGAAAAGCTACACAACGGTGCCAGTTGGGCAGTGCTGAGTCAGTGGAATTACATTTGGAATGGTCTCGAACTAGCTCAGAAGCGCGATTCAACAAGTGCCACAGTCCTAGTCACCTACTTCACCTCCGGCGAGAAGGCGGGAGCGGACGCTTTAGTATACTTGAGTGACCACCTGGG contains these protein-coding regions:
- a CDS encoding fibronectin type III domain-containing protein; translated protein: MLSKKRVKANLPKKLLSVACATCFALGGTVAFADYASWQSSSFPGQAGNYAVIHQEADPDADAVGNLYEYVFATDPNVSDAASSTITYSTVSDHPAITFRRLKGMTDYAVVLQTSPDAVTWTTIPPQVEATVDNGTYETLTWSDPNILMSVVGTHHLRIAVLPTAGVTLQLFKPQSFLVKLTSGTSAVLQWEDMSPSESGYVVERRTGESGSWTPQVTTLANATSWTDGSVPASSNVYYRIRATNVSGYYSGYTNRWALTNPGDSDGDGIGDAAELTAGLDPYNLADGSGDLDGDGVPNLWEQALGTSITNGAVRPAANIVVDPTFATETTTQKKTLAAAITAAPGNSTTPPFSIIEVRAGVYKETIELPSTKRILLLAATGNGIAPEIRPIIGSEAVKIEGGSVVDGFRIASSPDYKVRGVNISVNDKFLPRVVNCIIEDHKAIGNAAGLFMAAGRAIVENCTFLNNTASVSGNAIGQQTEAVVVVNNSILWNPNGAAPQEAKGGDYVYGAGNLIYDGSIPGSLLVDPLLDQRGWLTPSSPSRSAGLPIAGTFRDIHRESRVGTSDIGADQFIDTDLDDLPDWWELKYFGNLTAPAGGNSDSDGLTNLQEYANSTNPTVADTDADGANDGAEVTAGTNPLDSDSDDDLMPDGYELTKGLNPLDPRDDLDDKDGDRIPNYYEYVRGTDPILAASIPAMDYTVNPAGGGTHTTIAAAVAAAKSAAGDCKIILLKKAIYSYSGGVTLDGKRLLILGEQGPSIPEIVSQSADPGFRLNASGIVVNGVLLRNQTFLNAAPGVSVAPPAGTRVKMANCILTGNYSNHGGGVYVSRGDLTMDHCTVFGNGPRFTAPVYPVGLGIYVGVDSRLSLRNSIVWNLSSIPGASQIGTASSGATVTTSNSIILGGEFSSASSDPLLDRYGCLRSGSPAINPAGGGILDPAKDIHGETRSTPADWGADEYIDSDADGLPDSWEMRFFGNLASNGTTNTDADGLTAAQEYTFGSNPAVADTDGDGLNDGGELIAGTDPWDTDSDDDGITDGYEVSKALNPLNYQDALEDKDGDRIPNLYEFIRATDANSAASKPAADYTVNPAGGGTHTTITAAITAAKSGVNDCRIILVKPGTYTEAMLDLSGKRIMLMGEQGASPPVISSALASSCITAKISGVVIDGLVFTHNVLYFNGWSGIHVDAPGYHSQVRLVNCVVRDNPCASGGVILAGGEVLVDHCTVVNNRGDETTGEGGTGRGFYVSDDSYLRLRNSIVWNPTSSPSVPQINIISGGQCTVTNSIVLGGEQGGTNLDPQVDRFGNLRPTSPAINPVGGVTLPVSLTDIHGETRTNPPDLGADEHRDSDADGLPDAWETRFFGNLASNGTTNTDADGLTAAQEYAFGSNPAVADSDADGANDGAEFTAGTDPWDTDTDDDTMLDGYEISKVLNPLDYQDSMEDRDGDRIPNLYEYSRGTDANSVASKPTVDYTVNPAGGAGIYTTIGAALTAAKAAAGDWKIIAIKPGTYTEGALTLTTKKILLLGDQGLTLPVVQSTAANDVIAMNLHGSAIDGLVISHLYPMTGSGIRVSIPTPNYRTLVRIANCFIRGNKTQYGAGIYLNNAEMVVDHCTIVDNTETMADSLTASGLGLYLNSGSISRIRNSIIWNPPYDVTSKQIYKGSTATLTLTNTIVRGGEQGGINLDPKLTPEGWLRSNSPAINQPGVTALSTSSTDIQGETRTSIPDLGADEFVDTDTDGMADWWEIFYFTNLAQTATGDVDLPAPDGLKNLDEYLCGLNPKVADTDGDGLSDLAEAIALAGVLYDSPSETADDDGDGLTNAQEALLGTQNNVTDSNGDGLLDGLSWSSGINPASLDSDGDGVSNLDELAKGTSPLSADSDGDGVADNLDAFPLDPSSSTLPTVPGDVTSPVITLIKPPGAVLVP
- a CDS encoding RHS repeat-associated core domain-containing protein; the protein is MLTPKSIFFRTTSAILLTLQPMMLLPQDVVQNCCGGSDSPPPPEVKRYTDLPDTFKEDWVPPAPVLSARDITLNKAAPASAPVLDLPQGKVLSQTDIAQAKVFSTPLRSTQRKQAGELERKLFSSLLQSHVAGKSFQDFQAAGRIKAFLAAHPDSGYATSLLLEAAEIEWRHGFFIDGLATLQQAWDQGKQFTDIDDRRLAEMALGRLLQRRSLMGQKDELRPLIEEAKALPLGGYAADALIRAREVLWFLDHKAERNVFCGFTAANAICVPLGERPIFPDVHDDNEKAIFIKDGLSAFELKAHSHEVGGTLKVIKRTSGRTIIAPSVIHFKFNHYSALTETLEGKYRLTDEHLFYDSWVPPQALEQQMSGYFLVPAATALPAGYVDVADDEAKTVFGRHCVHATDPEGPMPKCKTCPPQAPVPMATYSFNAMNPGLFVTDTPVVHTPPYGPAVNFTVTYDQRSTVIGDLQVTGNLGPRWTHSYQEGVTLSGTGTPNTQVKWVQGDGSYFQYTYNTSTSSYAQKYKERPQLSYLTAGLGGPGYQLTFSDGSKKLFKQADAVTPTKYLLTQIIDKVGNTLTLQYDGSLRLTTLLDALGQATTISYTPDVGDNVSGDTTKIRKVTDPFSRFAKFKYTATGQLERIIDPIGITSQFSYGTGDFINRVTTPYGPTEFSHGEMPGINSETGRWIESKDAAGDRERVERNDLALPDNYVASPQAPSSVNVNGTNVPFLPKNDNLFYRNTFHWNRQQMKNWPGDYSKCLIYNWLTSTSDTITGVIGSIKQPLEGRIWFNYPNQTSSHAVGDVSAPSKTVRAVESTTGTTLWSMNQASYNDLGLVTGTVDPMGRELKYEYYPNKQDLQYVKVKNGATWETLLTISQYKLVSGQSVHLPEILTDSSGLQSQCAYNDKGQITQVTVSKGANSETTKYIYDANLDGSADAYGYLIRVEHTSPSNPLAFVTLQNWTYDAAKRARTLTNSQGYALTYDYDNLDRVTFVTHPDSTTEQVVYTDGAKQTLSVWASKDRAGRWTRMRYDQHRQLLMELDPLLRLTQYEWCKCGNLSKLVDAMGKITTWKRDGQGRVTEKLLSDGNKYLYTYEPLSGRPSTTAYPMDVLNAATTFNLRYHLDGSIQKKDYTSPSMFDVMFGAKDYLGRGTSMTDQFGPTNYAYVPLAGSLNGSGQLATINGPWADDTSRYSYEWKGRRSKTEILADDGVTVTRSEEAWLDSLGRVAQLTNSLGTFANTYTNGNLTTLPDQADLPGGFNTIYSLYAANAGANALGLQTIHHRQGSNTVQKHDYTYDLMGNLATWNRTNAAANVSSWTLRHDQADQLNELEENLDGVPQKKEAWHYDPSGNITSVVSLPPSAVGTIQTRSIAGRNQITNVGGPGSATVEGTTNEPGTIKVNGSPSAVAKLGPSGPWRFRKEVNLSAGSNSISVEATDANNNVKTNNYTVTVSAGPDQQCAYDANGNMIEQLDGGGTVTQKFEWDAENQLLAMQSASSPAAGVKRTEFSYDGFGRRVRQVEKLHNGASWAVLSQWNYIWNGLELAQKRDSTSATVLVTYFTSGEKAGADALVYLSDHLGSVRRWYRVSDGVVGGADFSAYGERTLSFSGPGEAERGYTGHLTHSSSGLLIAPYRAYDPKYARWLSEDPIGETGGINLYQYVSNSPARYVDDSGLLVAAPVVAAEGVIIIGIGVLILIPLLRELQKHAPSFPSPRFYPSESEQKEEEPCPPAERNPAEDRLLDDKEAKREAKRHGFKGPHELKDSVGGVPNGHFDIYKGRDGNLYVKPKGGIGPGERVYPN